TGAATAACCATTGAGAATAGGCTGTTCAGGATATAAATTCTGCAGAACGTAGTCATAGATTATGCAATCTTGGCAGTAGTAAACAGGACCTGATCATCATGCAATTTTTACTGTATATAAAGAGATGGATAACTAATTAATAGCTAAAGGATTCGCATATAACTGCATATACGAGGTTTTAGCAGATAATGAAGATATATATCTGTAAACTTCTCTAGTTCGATCCATGTTTTCCGAATCAAGCTCTTCGTACAGAGCATAATTGATCCTACACAAGAACAAATTTTGCCCATCAATTCATCCCCTGCTGTCCACTGCACTACACAACCACCATTCCAGACATCCTCCTCAAAGCATTAATTGCATCAACATCTGCAGCTTGACAACCTATCCATGGCAGCAGCATCACAGTCACAACACCAATATCCTAAGCCATTCTCCTCAAATCTATCAGCTGAATCCATATGAGCTTTAGCTGCAGTCCATTCATGTGCTACTGCAACAGCTCAACACCACCAGTTTCATGAGACATACATTCCCTTCTTCACAGCCATCATACCAACATTTCCCATTACCATTTCACATCACTCCATTCATCTTGCTTCCAAATGTCCTAACATACAACTAGGTTCGCAGGCCATTCATTGTATTGCCGCATCTCCATCACCAACTGCAATCccatttttatctcaagactcagTTTCAGCCATATTCATTTCAACTAagaaaaaatacaagaaatatAAGCTGTAACTAATTCCATGCTCAAGTAGCCAAAATTGAGATGAACAGCCAACGAGAATAGCAATATCAAGATTATGAAATTTTTTACTTGAATAGAGTAACAAGTCACCTAGATATCATTCAGAAATGTGTAAGAGATTGCCTACATTGTAATAAGTGAAACAGATAGAGGTATAAAAGATGTCAACATCTTGAAATTtagaaagaaagaggaagaacaaaTCAAGGGTGTCATTTACCCACACAAGTTGTTACATATTAGCTTGCAATGGTAAAAAAGCCAATACATCGTATATAAGCCAAATCAACCGTCCCATAGAATATAGACATTTCATTTTAAGTAAAAGCAACTGCATTGGAGGGAAAAACTCCAATGCCCAGGGTTCAGAAATCATCATATTATTTAAAAAGCTCGGCTTCTAATGACATCAAGATCCATCTCAGTAGGATCAGTTGCTTGCAACTCTACCTGAATTCCGTCAAGCTCTCTCTTGAACCTCTCCTATGAACTCGCGTAAATCATCTTGGTCCTCACCCTTGTGGTATCATGAGACCTTCAAAACACAATAATGAGACAAAGGTTACTCACAGTTCTAACCCTGACCAGAATTCCTATCAGACAACAAAAAAAACAGTTGCAAAAGTTATCAATAAATGAAGAAAACCTTTCTCTTTTGGCAATTCTCGTAGCTTTCAGCTGACTCGCCAAGCTTCTCCAGAATAATTTGCTTTTGCTTATCCTTCTCTTCAATTTTGTACATAACAAAACGGAAAGTCCTTTTTTCCTTCAATTCCAAAAACCTTTGTTTGCAATCATCGTGCACAGCAATCCCCAACGCTGCATTAGCCTAATACAAAAAATTCAATCCACAATTCAAAATCAATACCAATCCACTATACCCACATACCAAAATCAATACGAATCCAAATACAGGACCAACAAGAATCAATACCGAATACAAATTCCAACCTCCTCTCCCATTCTTCTCCATATCTTCCTCTTTCTCTTCCTCCTCTTTGATTTCAAATTCACTTTCCTGCTCATATTCAGAAGAACCAGGCTGCTGTGCTTGTTGTTTCATCCTCTCCCATTATTCTCCATCACCCCTGATTACTTTAATTGTCTTAAAATCCTCCTCTGAGATTCacaacaaaccctaatacaatttcttCCATTAACGACCATTACCATCTTCATCACTGCCAACATCAACTACCGATCACTTATAGGGTTCGGTTATGGGAATTGGGATGAGGTTCTAGattaagaagaagattttgatgaATCGAGAACTTCTAGAGATGGAAGAATTGAGTTATGtgatgaagatttgaaggaaaCTTGAGTTAGGGCCGCCGTTGATTGTTACCgagaagaaatttggttttgggTAACTTGAATCAGTGATGGGGTTGATTAGAATTTGGTTCAGATCTGGATTTGATGAGCTGCTACTATTGACTGTTGCGGATGAGAGAAAGGGGGAGTTAAagagagagattgagagaagatgatgaagaagaggggtcgAGAGAAGAGCAGCGGTGGTGATGGAGCGCCGCCGTCATCTGTGGAGTAGAGGTGTTCTTCAGCGGTGGTGATTGAGAGAAAAACAGATATGAATTGGGTTCGAGTGGTTGAAGGAGGGTTATGCTtccgaaaaaaaagaaagaagcaaaGAGTGGATCCGAATGAAAAtgatggacggttgagattttatttgagatgctcatacggattaagaaaagatcttgacggttgagattgtatttaaGATTCTCATGCGGATTGAGAAGTATGTGTTTCATTTTGTGCTAATACGAGCTCATGTATTCGGTTtgattatcaaccttcgacacgaaaaaaatccaaaaaaaatatgaataaaagtAGCACATTCTTATCGACATTTTGatttaaaaaaatccaaaaaatgtataaaaataaagttgaaaaataagaaatcaatccgataattggtgtgtttctttgtgcttttgtgctttctctttgtgcttccggtttgaatttcgactagttacataggtcatgaagtaattttgaatagtcatacatgtcatgaagtagctttagttcacattaatagcatgatatatcatatgaagctcaatgtcgattcaaacttcaaatgtggtataacgacatacaaactatgaaccaagaagctctgagagggttctgacttcaaacttagcatgatacatcatcaaaatcgataaatatgaagttcaatgtcgattcgaacttcaaacttggtataatggcctataatctatgaaccacgaagctctgagagggttctgacttcaaaattagcatgatacatcatcgaaattgatgaatatgaagctcagtgtcgatccaAACTTTAAGTTCGGTATAAcgacttacaaactatgaacaagaagtctgaaagtccacaaaaacgatgaatccaaccatttactggtaagattccatggaaatattctacgaaaccttaaacacacacaaaacttggtaagaacgatgaatccatccatttacaggtaagattcctccggaatattctacgaaaccttaaacaaaccctatttctgcacattggatgcaaaccagactccgagatcgaaacctggcagcgagtggactactctaagtaagaaacttggtaagaacgacgaatccatcgatttacaggtaagattccttcggaatattctaccaaaccttaaacaaaccctatttctacatattgtatgcatacaaggctccgagatcgaaacctggccgtgagttgactactctaagtcagaaacttggtaagaacgacgaatccatccatttacaggtaagattccttcggaatattctacgaaaccttatacaaaccctatttctgcatattagatgcaaaccaggctccgagatcaaaacctggccgcgagtgggctactctaagtcagaaacttggtaagaacgacgaatccatccatttacaggtaagattccttgggagtattctacgaaaccttaaacaaaccctatttctccatattgtatgcaaaccaggctccgagatcgaaatatggccgggagtggactactataagtcagaaacttggtaagaacgacgaatccatccatttacaggtaagattccttcgaaatattctacgaaaccttaaacaaaccctatttatgcatattggatgcaaaccaggctccaagatggaaacctggccgcgagtggactactaagtcagaaacttggtaagaacgacgaatccatcgatctacaggtaagattacatcggaatattctacgaaaccttaaacaaaccatatttttgcatattgtatgcataccaggatccgagatcgaaacctggccgtgagttgactactataagtcagaaacttggtaagaacgacgaatccatctatttacaggtaagattcattcggcatattctacgaaaccttaaacaaaccgtatttctgcatattgtatgcaaaccagactccgagatcgaaacctggccgggagtagactactataagtcagaaacttggtaagaacgacgaattcatccatttacagataatattccttcagaatattctacgaaaccttaaacaaaccatatttctgcatattgtatgcatatcaggctacgagatcgaaacctagccaggagtggactactctaagtcagaaacttgttacgaacgaccaattcatttacaggtaatattctttcggaatattctacgaaaccttaaaaaaaccctatttatgaatattgcatgcaaaccaggctcggaggctgaggatcaaatccccccatcctcatttcttccaacgttctatatttttacttcaacaacacttataagtgttgttatgcatttttattaagaaaaaaatacaaccaaaacttgtgaacggtaaggatggttgatgagctatacttccatgcagtagattcatgttcgaatctcccttctaatctcattttttccaacattctatatttttacttcaacaacacttataagtgttgttatacgtttttattaaaaaaaagaaaaaaaaacaaaacttgtgaactgtaaggatggttgatgagccagacttccatgcagtaggttcatgttcgaatctcccctctaacactatttttgatcatcatattttggtgttcttcaacaactcttgtgaaaattgtgataggcttagtcactacttttatggaacagagttgttatagctaaatgtcgtcacaacgtttttgcttaaggagttgtcgtttgttttcttaggcaaccccttgtttcctaagggttggcagtgatgatatacgacaactcttactttgaaaccagttgtaaaacatatgactttcTATGTTTAGCGAAGAATtataaatctccagttgtagatgtatatttttcccgtagtgtatgTATCCAGGGTTCTGATCCTCCTACAGCTGCTTCAAAGGCTATTCAAAGATTTCTGTATCTCCTCAGTTTCAACTGACTCCATTACCTTGTCTTCTTCTTCGCCTaattcttttaatgaaacaaaggTGTTCCTACGAGGGAATACTTGATAAATCTGTTCCTCGAACTCCACAAGTGGTTTCTCGGTTGAGGCTTTTGGATAGTAAATGTAGAGATAATCACTACGGAGTACTCCGCAGTAACCATAAGTTAAAATACAACCACTCTTCAAAAGAGCTAGTAAACGGGTATACCAATCATCAATCCTAAACGCTTTAGTCCAACCCAAGGACTGATGTTTGTCCCGCTCGTCATGATTGCCATTCTTCTTTGCTAATAGCCATATGTCATAAAGCCCAACTCCTTCAACAATAAAATAGACACCAAAAAATAAATTCCCATTACAAACCCCTATAATATTACTATTATCCTCCCAATCAACGTCTGGTGGTAAAGGAGGTGGTGAAAGACTTTCACAAAACTTTTCATCCATCAAGTCGAAGGTCACAATCATTTCTTTAGAATTGTCCTTCCAGTAAAGAGCTCCGTTAGCATAGACACCTTGGGGCCAATAATATGTGTTAAACTCATGGTTCAGCTTTCCAAGGTTCCTCCATCCATCGCCACTGCCTAGAATGTATATGTGAGTTTCTAGACACTGCGCCCAACTATTCAAATACATTACTATAACTTTGTACTCATTGGATGAAGCAATGTAACCGAACCCAATCGTCCAATCTTGAAACCGGTCACAATCTGTCTTGATTTCGGGAAGTATAACATATTCTTTTGTGACGGGGTTACAGATATAAAAAATTTCTTGGCCTCGAGAAACACAGATCAAACCATTTGACGAACCAAGAATGCGACCCTCCTTAAATGGTGGGGTGAAACTAAACCTTTAAATTCTCTCAATGGGTGTTGCTGACTCACGGTTCTCAATATAATCAAAATAGTGAAATTTTTCATTTTCAGTTATACGAGTAACCGAACTCCAATCATATGAAAAAACAATAAAACCTAACTTACCAGAATCAACACTAGAAGGATTATTTAGATGATGAAGGTGCAATTTAGAGAATGATGGATGATAACAAACAAGATGGTTCCAAATTTTGCATACTGATTTGCAATCAAGAACCCATTCAGTAGGTACTCGAGTTAAAATATCTAATGTAATCTCTTTAGGAAGAATCTTGAAATAATCCATGAAACACTTTTAAACTTTACGGACAGAAACAATTCCTTAGAGTTTGATAAATAGTGATACGGACACCTGCAGGGAAAATGGGGGTTCGATCTGGGTTTGGAAATGGAAAAAAGTAAAAGAGAAAGTTAATTACACTAAAAAATGATATGTTGAGACATAGATAAACCCGAAGACATAGCCTATGCCTAGtcataagaccatatgataaaagaCTATCCAAAACATGCATGCACGTTGTATTTCCTAGATGAAACCGTAGTCACAGCCTAAACACAGACAGAGTTCTGGGGTATATTTCTTTAGCTAACCACATATGAATTGATAAAACAAATaaagttaaaaacaaaacaaaatcttaGGGACTTACAGGTGATCGATAGGAAATGGTTCTTGTAATTAGATCAAGCACATAAATACGAAACACAGATGATCAACTGCAACAAGTTTCCGGTATCATAGAGACTAAGAAAGTCCATAGGTGTCTCCCTTTCATCAATTTAGAAGCCAAATCAACCATTATTTTCCTCtataattttttaatatattGATACCCAAAGGTTTTGTTTCTAGGGCCATCCTCATAAAAATCCAAACAATTTAACTTTGCCTGACAGACATACAAAGTTTGAGTATTGGTAAGCAGACGGACAAAATCGGTTGTCCTTCCCTGttttttaagttttgattttttgttcCAAATATACCCATTAACTATAGTTAACAGTTGCCAACTATAGTTACTCCTTAAATCCGGTTTTATAACCCTAtggattagagctggcaaacgggcgggccgaggctggcttgttacgggttatacgggttcgggttaacacgggtcaaaacccgcggttgatattcttcacgggtggtcatttctttaacccgcacccgtaacgggttaaacctgcgggttcacgggttaacccgtttatggtgagtcaactcaccagaaaccgatttgacagagtttcctctgatttatgaatcaatccaatcaacagattcaacattcACATACTCACATTGACAGTTTCAGCCTGTCAAACGCCAAAATTTACAATCCAATGTCGATAGAATGAAGAACAAACAAATAATGGCAATCACAAAAACTTTGTATCATTTAAattacaaaaaatttcaaaagataGAAAGACATCACTACTATCTGCTAATCCCAGCACAAAATACAGTATGCTATTTGAAGAAAAGGTAAAACCCgtgaaaaagaagataaaaaagaCCTTTTCTTAAACAAATAAAACAAGCAAAAAGACGTATGGATTAGCATATGTAGTTTAATCTCTTAATACTGATATTGTCTTTGTCCTTCACAAAATAATTTCCACCAAGAAGTTCATTCAGAGCATATTAATTTATTCAACTACTATATGGATACTGCGTCTTATGAAGGTGTAGGTATTAGGATTCTGATCCTTTACCCAGTTTGTCAGTTCAAATTCGACTGGACTTCCAATTTCTTCGGTAAGCTTGTCAAATATATGCCCAAAATTGTGGTGCTCAAAACTCTGTTTCAAATTAAGATTTAAGAATAAATAAAGAGCTAAGAAATTCACAGAAGAACCCAGTGCGTCAAATTAGTATACTGACCTTTGTCATAGCAGGCATGTTGCAATCAGAACAAGCGTACTCAACCACAGTCCACGAGAATGATCTATAGATGTCTAGTAACATTTACCTAAACAGACAAAAAGGCCAATCCACCGGTAGTTAGTTTCACATACTGCAAAATGCAAACTACAGGGACGAGAAACTGATATCAACCTTTCACTCACACATTGTATCAGATAAACACACCCATTGTTATTCACTATAGTTTCTCACAAGTTTCCTACTAAATACGAGGAGTGCATATGCGTGCGAGCAAAGAACCATAAGTTACAAATTATATGTAATATGAACATCTGATACGAACTACACCAAAAGGCTTTTGGTGAGGGTTTCTCCTTGAGTAACTATTCAATGAATTACAGAACAAATCCAAAGCTATCACAATCTCAAAACCCTTTGCCCCTTATCACCCTGTAGTGAAGTATGCACAGAAAATCCTACCATTACTACATTCATTCTCTCTAATCTTCTCTATTTCTAGGGTTTTACTGGTTTGAACATTCATTCAAGCAATTTATCTACAGAACATTCTCAATAAGTACTTCCTCAATACAAACAGAACCATCACTTTCAACATGAATTACCAACTAATTTGAATAAAAAGAATATTGTGGATTCAACACAACAACATAAAACcctagtttcttcttcttcatagtcAACAGAAAGATCATCACAGAAACAAGAAACCCagaaaacgaattaaaaagaaaACTTCACCTGCGAAATAAACTCCAAGAACCATAAGATTATAACTTGTTTATGGAaagaaacttcttcttctttgaattgAATAAAAGACACCACCAGATTCACACTTAAGCAAAATTGATGAACTGTACACTGGTTGAGATCTCTCTGTATAAGTACTGAAAACTTAATCTGAATCAAAGGGTTATCGTGATTTTTGAATTTAATTCATCATCAAATCTCAGA
Above is a genomic segment from Papaver somniferum cultivar HN1 chromosome 10, ASM357369v1, whole genome shotgun sequence containing:
- the LOC113315974 gene encoding actin-depolymerizing factor 1-like — protein: MKQQAQQPGSSEYEQESEFEIKEEEEKEEDMEKNGRGGWNLYSVLILVGPANAALGIAVHDDCKQRFLELKEKRTFRFVMYKIEEKDKQKQIILEKLGESAESYENCQKRKVFFIYWSHDTTRRELDGIQVELQATDPTEMDLDVIRSRAF